The genomic stretch GAGCGGACTCGCCGCCGTGTCGGCCCGGGTGGGCGACGCCTACCCCGCCCTGACGCCGGACTGCCCGCAGGCGCACTGGTTCGAGCGGGAGATCCACGAGAGCTGCGGCGTGGCGCCCCTGGGGCACCCGTGGCTCAAGCCGGTGCGCTTCCCGCGCGGCGACGTCGGCACGGCCGACTTCTACCGCGTGGAAGGCACGGAGATCCACGAGGTCGCCGTGGGGCCGGTGCACGCCGGCATCATCGAGCCCGGCCACTTCCGCTTCCAGTGCCACGGCGAGCGCGTGCTGCACCTCGAGATCTCGCTCGGCTACCAGCACCGCGGCGTGGAGCGGGCCCTGGCCGGCGGCCCGGACCGGCGCACCATGCCCTACCTGGAGACACTGGCGGGCGACACCAGCATCGGCCACGCCTACGCCGGCGCTCTGGTGATCGAGGCGCTGGCCGGCGCCCCCGCGCCGCCGCGGGCCGACGCGCTGCGCGGCGTCGCGCTGGAGCTGGAGCGCCTGGCCAACCACACCGGCGACCTCGGCGCGCTCTCCGGCGACATCGGCTTCCTGCCGACCGCCGCCTTCTGCGGGCGCCTGCGCGGCGACTTCCTCAACCTGACCGCAGCGCTCTGCGGCAACCGCTTCGGCCGCGGCCTGGTCCGCCCCGGCGGCGTGCTGTTCGACCTCGACCCCGCCCGCGCGGACGGCATGAAGTCCCGCCTGGCCGACACCCTGCGCGACGCGACCGCGGCGACCGACCTGCTCTGGGAGACCGCCACCGTGCTGTCGCGGTTCGAGGAGACCGGGATCGTCACGCCCGCGGCGTGCGCGGAGCTGGGGCTGGTGGGGCCGACGGCGCGCGCCTGCGGACTGGAGCGCGACGTGCGCTACGAGCAGCCGTGCGGGATCTATCGCTTCCGGCAGATCCCGGTCTCGACCTGGACGACCGGGGACGTGCTGGCCCGGGCGAACGTGCGCGCGCTGGAGATCCAGCGGTCGGCGGAGTTCGTCGACGCGCTGATCGGGGCGCTGCCGGACGGGCCGCTGCGGGCCCCGGCGGGCGCGCTCGCCCCGGACTCGCTGGCGGTCTCGCTGATCGAAGGGTGGCGCGGGGAGATCTGCCACGCGGCGGTGACCGACGACCGGGGGCGCTTCGCGGCCTACCGCATCGTCGACCCGTCGTGCCACAACTGGTCCGCCCTGGCCCTCGCCATGCGCGGCCAGGAGATCTCCGACTTCCCGCTCTGCAACAAGAGCTTCAACCTCTCCTACTGCGGGCACGACCTATGATCAGAGCACTCGTCGCCAGGCTCCGCCAGAAGCACCGCACGATCGCCTACCCGGCGGTCGTGCCCGAGTTGCCGGACCGCTGGCGCTGCCGCCCCGTCATCGCGCCCGACCTCTGCGTGGACGGCTGCCGGGCCTGCGCCGACGTCTGCCCCACCGGGGCGATCCTGGCCGGGAGCACCCCGCCGCTGATCGACCTCGGCCGCTGCCTCTTCTGCCCCGAGTGCGCCGCCGCCTGCCCGACCGGGGCGATCACCTACAGCCGTGACCACCGGATGGCGACCCGCGGGCGCGACGACCTGATCGTGGGCGACGAGTTGCACCTGGCGCGCGCGCTCGACGACGCCGCGCTGCGCGTGTTCGGCCGGTCGCTCAAGCTGCGCCAGGTCAGCGCCGGCGGCTGCAACGGCTGCGAGGCTGACGTCAACGTCCTGAGCACGGTCGTCTTCGACCTGGCGCGCTTCGGCGTCCAGTTCGTCGCCTCGCCCCGCCACGCCGACGGCCTGCTGATCACCGGCCCGGTGACCCGCAACATGGAAGCCGCCCTGCGCAAGACCTGGGAAGCCGTGCCGACGCCCCGCCTGGTGATCGCGGTCGGCGCCTGCGCCATCTCGGGCGGCCCCTACCTCGACCACCCCGAAACGCTCAACGGCGCCGCCGCCGTGGTGCCGGTGGACCTCCACGTGCCCGGCTGCCCCCCGCACCCCCTGACCATCCTCGACGGCATCCTGCGCCTGTTGGACAAGCTCCCGCCCACATGACAGCGACCCCGCCCTCCGGAGAGAGCGGGGCCGTTGCGTCTCGAATCGGCGCGGCGCGCGGCCGCTGCCGTTCTTCGTCCTACCAGCGGGGCCGATCGTTCGAGCGCGGCTCGCGAGGACGGGCCTCGTTGACGTTCAGCGGGCGGCCGTCGACGTCCATGCCGTTGGTTTTCTCGATGGCGGTCGTGGCCGCGGCGTCATCGGACATCTCCACGAAGCCGAAGCCGCGGGAGCGGCCGGTGTCGCGGTCCATGATGACGGTCGCGCTGCTGACCTCGCCGAACTGCGAGTAGACCTTCATGAGGTCCTGATCGGTGAGGTTGAAACTGAGGTTGCCGACGTAGATCTTCTTCAAACTGGTCACTTCCCTTGAACCTGCTGGACCCTCGGGCTCCCACGACTATTCGGGGAGTCCCTGGTCCCTGCTAAAAAAGACTGGCCGAGATGGCCAGTCCCTGGCGCAGACGATAGCAGGAAACATGCCGAAAAGCAAGGAACGGGCGCCAATTCACGCCCTGCGCGCCCGGAACCCGTTGACG from bacterium encodes the following:
- a CDS encoding NADH-quinone oxidoreductase subunit C — its product is SGLAAVSARVGDAYPALTPDCPQAHWFEREIHESCGVAPLGHPWLKPVRFPRGDVGTADFYRVEGTEIHEVAVGPVHAGIIEPGHFRFQCHGERVLHLEISLGYQHRGVERALAGGPDRRTMPYLETLAGDTSIGHAYAGALVIEALAGAPAPPRADALRGVALELERLANHTGDLGALSGDIGFLPTAAFCGRLRGDFLNLTAALCGNRFGRGLVRPGGVLFDLDPARADGMKSRLADTLRDATAATDLLWETATVLSRFEETGIVTPAACAELGLVGPTARACGLERDVRYEQPCGIYRFRQIPVSTWTTGDVLARANVRALEIQRSAEFVDALIGALPDGPLRAPAGALAPDSLAVSLIEGWRGEICHAAVTDDRGRFAAYRIVDPSCHNWSALALAMRGQEISDFPLCNKSFNLSYCGHDL
- the nuoB gene encoding NADH-quinone oxidoreductase subunit NuoB, with the protein product MIRALVARLRQKHRTIAYPAVVPELPDRWRCRPVIAPDLCVDGCRACADVCPTGAILAGSTPPLIDLGRCLFCPECAAACPTGAITYSRDHRMATRGRDDLIVGDELHLARALDDAALRVFGRSLKLRQVSAGGCNGCEADVNVLSTVVFDLARFGVQFVASPRHADGLLITGPVTRNMEAALRKTWEAVPTPRLVIAVGACAISGGPYLDHPETLNGAAAVVPVDLHVPGCPPHPLTILDGILRLLDKLPPT
- a CDS encoding RNA-binding protein; the protein is MKKIYVGNLSFNLTDQDLMKVYSQFGEVSSATVIMDRDTGRSRGFGFVEMSDDAAATTAIEKTNGMDVDGRPLNVNEARPREPRSNDRPRW